In Corynebacterium ulcerans, one genomic interval encodes:
- the pstA gene encoding phosphate ABC transporter permease PstA, with amino-acid sequence MIHMQTATRRRKRTDKTATLIVYACMALALIPLLWVLATLITKGLGTVIDPSWWTASQRGVLYSRPGGGALHAMVGTLVQTAICSLISIPIGVLTAVYLVEYAHGNRLGRITTFMVDILTGVPSIVAALFVYSMWIVMFGFGRSGFAVSLALVILMIPVIIRNTEEMLRVVPMDLREASYALGIPRWKTITRIVLPTALSGIVTGVMLAIARVMGESAPVLILVGSTQVINWNLAAGPQSSLPLMMLDMYKAGTADAVLDKLWGAALTLVLIITVLNILARVISSKFSVRSA; translated from the coding sequence ATGATCCACATGCAGACTGCCACTAGGCGTCGAAAGCGTACAGATAAAACGGCTACGCTTATTGTCTATGCGTGCATGGCCCTTGCGCTCATCCCATTGTTGTGGGTCCTTGCCACCCTGATCACAAAAGGCTTGGGAACGGTGATTGACCCTTCGTGGTGGACTGCCTCCCAGCGGGGTGTTTTATATTCTCGTCCAGGTGGCGGTGCACTGCATGCGATGGTCGGAACGCTGGTTCAGACTGCAATCTGTTCCCTCATCTCTATTCCGATTGGGGTGCTTACGGCGGTCTACCTCGTGGAATACGCACATGGTAATCGTTTGGGCCGCATCACGACCTTCATGGTGGACATCCTGACCGGCGTTCCGTCTATCGTGGCCGCACTTTTTGTTTACTCCATGTGGATCGTCATGTTTGGCTTTGGCCGTTCCGGATTCGCGGTTTCGTTAGCACTGGTCATCCTTATGATTCCCGTGATTATCCGGAACACGGAGGAGATGCTGCGGGTAGTCCCCATGGATCTGAGAGAAGCTTCCTACGCTCTAGGGATTCCACGATGGAAGACGATCACCAGGATAGTTCTGCCTACCGCCTTATCCGGAATAGTCACCGGTGTGATGCTGGCTATCGCTCGTGTGATGGGGGAGTCCGCGCCCGTACTTATCTTGGTGGGCTCGACTCAGGTGATCAACTGGAACCTGGCAGCCGGGCCGCAATCTTCGCTACCACTGATGATGCTGGATATGTATAAAGCTGGCACAGCGGATGCCGTATTGGACAAGCTCTGGGGTGCTGCTCTCACTCTTGTTCTCATTATTACCGTGCTCAATATTCTTGCGCGGGTTATTTCATCAAAGTTCTCCGTCCGCTCCGCGTAG
- the pstC gene encoding phosphate ABC transporter permease subunit PstC — MERIAERITIEDLTLPTSSPPAPQNSPKQKPVRVRRLGDKIFSLLTTSSTVIISVIIAAIGLFLVWRAIPALRNNTEGIVGFFTYAGAWNLQNTAQMLFGIPNLLAATVLVSVIALVIAMPIALGIGIFLSHYARPRAVKPLGFLVDMLAAVPSIVYGLWGWQVLGPALSGFYEWVNSWGGGFFLFATYSNSPAFATGRNIFTGGVVLAVMILPIIAATTREVFVQTPRGHIEAALALGATKWEVVRMTVLPFGKSGFISGSMLGLGRALGETMALYLVISPSSEFRFSLFDGGTTFATAIANAAPEFNDDLRAGAYIAAGLVLFLLTFAVNSLARSIVNAKAKA; from the coding sequence GTGGAACGCATCGCGGAACGCATAACAATTGAGGATTTGACTCTCCCCACATCCTCGCCACCGGCACCACAGAACAGCCCGAAGCAGAAACCGGTTCGGGTTCGCCGGCTAGGAGACAAGATATTTAGTCTTCTTACCACCTCATCTACGGTGATCATAAGCGTGATTATCGCAGCTATCGGGCTGTTTTTGGTGTGGCGTGCCATTCCGGCACTCCGTAATAACACAGAGGGAATCGTTGGGTTCTTTACCTATGCAGGGGCATGGAACCTGCAGAACACAGCACAGATGCTCTTTGGTATTCCCAACCTCTTGGCAGCGACTGTCCTTGTTTCTGTGATAGCACTTGTGATTGCTATGCCCATTGCGTTGGGGATCGGCATCTTTCTTTCCCACTATGCGCGCCCGCGTGCGGTAAAACCACTGGGATTTTTGGTGGACATGCTGGCTGCGGTTCCGTCAATTGTGTATGGCCTATGGGGCTGGCAGGTTTTGGGACCGGCGTTGTCAGGATTTTATGAGTGGGTGAATAGCTGGGGCGGAGGCTTCTTCCTCTTTGCCACCTATAGCAACTCACCGGCTTTTGCCACCGGTCGCAATATCTTTACCGGTGGTGTGGTTTTGGCGGTGATGATTCTCCCGATCATCGCCGCGACCACTCGTGAAGTCTTCGTGCAAACACCGCGCGGGCACATTGAGGCTGCGCTGGCGCTGGGGGCTACCAAATGGGAGGTCGTGCGCATGACGGTGCTTCCTTTTGGTAAATCGGGTTTTATCTCAGGTTCAATGCTGGGACTGGGGCGCGCTTTGGGAGAAACAATGGCGCTCTACCTCGTCATTTCGCCTTCTTCCGAGTTCCGTTTTTCGCTTTTCGACGGCGGCACGACCTTTGCCACCGCCATCGCCAATGCCGCGCCGGAATTCAACGATGACCTACGCGCCGGGGCGTATATCGCTGCCGGACTGGTCTTATTCCTGCTGACTTTTGCAGTTAACTCTCTTGCCAGGTCCATAGTGAACGCTAAGGCTAAGGCTTGA